The segment GCGCCGACTCGCGGGCGCCCGGCGCGAATACCGCACGCCCTTCCCCGTGGCTGACCACCACCGGCAGACGGCTGCCGACCATGTCCGTCAGAAAAATCGACGGCGACTCGGTCACTTCCACCATCGAGAAACGGGCCTCGAACTGCTCGGAAGCATTGCGATGGAAACGCGGCCAGTGCTCGGCGCCGGGAATGATTTCCGCGATGCGCGACATCATCTGGCAACCGTTGCACACCCCCAGCGCGAAAGTATCGGAACGGGCGAAGAAACGTTCGAAATCCTCGCGCGCGCGCGGATTGAACAGAATGCTCTGCGCCCAACCACCACCGGCCCCCAGCACATCGCCGTAGCTGAAGCCGCCGCAGGCGGCGAGTCCACGGAAATCGGCCAGCGACAGGCGGCCGCCGATGATGTCGCTCATGTGCACATCGACCGCTTCGAAACCGGCGCGATCGAAGGCGGCGGCCATTTCCAGATGACCATTGACCCCCTGCTCGCGCAGGATGGCGATCCGCGGACGCTTGCCGCTGGCGATGAACGGCGCGGCCGGATTGGCGTGCACATCGAAGGTCAGTTCGGCGAACAGGCCACGGGCCTTGCTATCGGTGCGCAGGATGTGCTCGCTGTCGGCGCAGACCGGATTGTCGCGCAGACGCTGCAGGTGATGCGACGTTTCCGACCAGGCCTTGAACAGGTCGGTGCGCGTTTCGTTGAAGAGCTCTTCGCCACGATGCTTGACGATCAGGCGGTCGCGGGTGTTGACCTTGCCGATCACGAACAGTTCGCGGCCGATCCCTGCGCGCATGAAGCGCGAGATCACTTCCGAGGTATGCGCCTTCTTCACCTGCAGCACCGCGCCCGGCTCCTCGTTGAACAGCACGCGCATCAGGCGGCCATGCACAGCGGCATCCTGGGTGGGCTGTACGAAGTCGTCGATATAGCGCTGGGTGTTCTGACGCTCGATCACCAACTCTTGCAGATCGATGGTCATGCCGGTGCGACCGGCGAACATCATTTCGCTCAGGGTGACAAAGAGGCCGCCATCGGAGCGGTCGTGGTAGGCGATGACAATATCGTCGGCGACCAGCGACTGCACGGTCTCGAAGAACGCCACGAGCTGGGAAGGGTCCTCGACATCGGGCGAGCGGCCGCGCATCCAGTTCCAGACCTGGCCGTAAATCGAGCCGCCCAGACGGCAGCGTCCGTAGCCCAGGTCGATCAGGATCAGGTCGGTGTCGCGATCGGGGCGCAACACCGGCGTCACCGTCTTGCGCACGTCCTCGACCGGCGCGAAGGCGGAAACCACGAGCGACAGCGGCGCGGTCACGCTCTTCTTGCCGTCCGCGTCGTCCCAGACGGTTTTCATCGAGAGGGAGTCCTTGCCCACCGGCACGCTCAGACCCATCTCCTGGCAGATCGAGGAAACCGCCTCCACCGCCTCGTAGAGTTTCGCATCCTCGCCGGGGTGCCCGGCGGCGGCCATCCAGTTGGCGGACAGCTTGACCCGGGAAATCGGTCCGATGTGGCTTGCCGCGATATTGGTCAGCGCCTCGGCCACCGCCATGCGCGCCGACGCGCCGGCGTTGAACAGCGCGGACCCGGGGCGTTCGCCCATCGCCATGGCTTCGCCGCGATGGCTGTAAAAGCCGAGCGTGGTCACCGCCACGTCCGCCACGGGCACTTGCCAGCGGCCGACCATCTGGTCGCGCGCGGTCATGCCGCCCACGCTGCGGTCGCCGATGGTGATCAGGAAGGACTTGTCCGCCACGGTCGGGTGGCGCAATACACGGTAAGCCGTTTCGCGCAGCGGGAACAGCGAGGCGTCGAAGACGCGGAACTCGCTCTCCTCGCGTGACACGTCTCGCGTCATGCGCGGCGGTTTGCCGAGCAGCACGTCAAGCGGCATGTCGACCGGACGGTTGCCGAACAGATCGTCGCGCACTTCGAGCCGGCCGTCGTCGGTCGCCACGCCCACCACGTAGAACGGGCAGCGCTCGCGTTCGCAGATGGCGCGGAACGTGTCGAGATCCTGTTCCAGGATGGCCAGCACATAGCGCTCCTGCGACTCGTTGGACCAGATCTGCATCGGGGTCATGCCCGATTCCTCGATGCGCACCGCGCGCAGGTCGAAACGCGCGCCGCGACCGGCGTCGTTCACCAGTTCCGGGAACGCGTTGGACAGGCCGCCAGCGCCAACGTCATGGATCGAAACGATTGGATTGCGCTCGCCGCGCTGCCAGCAGCGGTCGATCACTTCCTGACAACGCCGCTGGATCTCGGGGTTGCCACGTTGCACCGAGTCGAAGTCGAGATCTTCGCTGTTGGCGCCGGTGTCCATGCTGGATGCCGCGCCTCCGCCCAACCCGATCAGGAAACCCGGGCCGCCCAACTGGATCAGCAGGGCGCCTTCGGGAATGACATTCTTGCGGATCTGGCGCCCCTGGATATTGCCCAGGCCGCCGGCCAGCATGATCGGCTTGTGATAACCACGCACCTCGCCGTCGAACAGCTGCTCAAAGGTGCGGAAATAGCCGGTCAGGTTCGGCCGGCCGAATTCATTGTTGAAGGCGGCGCCGCCGATCGGCCCCTGAATCATGATGTCCAGCGCCGACGCGATGCGCTCGGGCCGGCCGTAGGCGCTCTTGCCGTCGACATAGCGCTCCCAGGGCTGGGTGAAGCCCGGGATGTTGAGATTGGAGACGGTAAAGCCCGTCAGCCCGGCCTTGGGCCGCGACCCGCGACCGGTGGCGCCTTCGTCGCGGATCTCGCCGCCGGAACCGGTCGAGGCGCCCGGGAACGGAGAGATCGCCGTCGGATGATTATGGGTTTCGACTTTCATCAGGATATGCGTCGGCTCCTGATGATAGGCGTAGACATTGTTCGCGTCGGGATAGAAACGGCCCGCCTCCGCGCCCTCGATCACCGAGGCGTTGTCGCTGTAGGCGACAAGCGTGCCTTCCGGATGGGCCTCGTGCGTGTCGCGGATCATGCGGAACAGCGACTTTTCCTGTTTCACGCCATCGATGATGAATTCGGCATTGAAAATCTTGTGGCGACAATGCTCGGAATTGGCCTGAGCGAACATCATCAACTCGACATCGCTCGGGTTGCGGCCAAGGCGCACGAAACTATCGACCAGATAGTCGATTTCGTCGTCAGACAGGGCGAGTCCCAGGTCGGCATTGGCGT is part of the Paludibacterium paludis genome and harbors:
- the purL gene encoding phosphoribosylformylglycinamidine synthase; amino-acid sequence: MSHILKLRGGTALSQFRLDKLLASLRESGLPDLAVTAEFWHFAEVKTQPGERELEVLSALLAYGDAAPDAPEGAELFLVTPRLGTLSPWASKATDIARHCGLDGLLRIERGTAYHVAAARSLTDAERGTLIAQLHDRMTETVMGSLDDAERLFSHVPPQPMRQVDVLAGGRDALADANADLGLALSDDEIDYLVDSFVRLGRNPSDVELMMFAQANSEHCRHKIFNAEFIIDGVKQEKSLFRMIRDTHEAHPEGTLVAYSDNASVIEGAEAGRFYPDANNVYAYHQEPTHILMKVETHNHPTAISPFPGASTGSGGEIRDEGATGRGSRPKAGLTGFTVSNLNIPGFTQPWERYVDGKSAYGRPERIASALDIMIQGPIGGAAFNNEFGRPNLTGYFRTFEQLFDGEVRGYHKPIMLAGGLGNIQGRQIRKNVIPEGALLIQLGGPGFLIGLGGGAASSMDTGANSEDLDFDSVQRGNPEIQRRCQEVIDRCWQRGERNPIVSIHDVGAGGLSNAFPELVNDAGRGARFDLRAVRIEESGMTPMQIWSNESQERYVLAILEQDLDTFRAICERERCPFYVVGVATDDGRLEVRDDLFGNRPVDMPLDVLLGKPPRMTRDVSREESEFRVFDASLFPLRETAYRVLRHPTVADKSFLITIGDRSVGGMTARDQMVGRWQVPVADVAVTTLGFYSHRGEAMAMGERPGSALFNAGASARMAVAEALTNIAASHIGPISRVKLSANWMAAAGHPGEDAKLYEAVEAVSSICQEMGLSVPVGKDSLSMKTVWDDADGKKSVTAPLSLVVSAFAPVEDVRKTVTPVLRPDRDTDLILIDLGYGRCRLGGSIYGQVWNWMRGRSPDVEDPSQLVAFFETVQSLVADDIVIAYHDRSDGGLFVTLSEMMFAGRTGMTIDLQELVIERQNTQRYIDDFVQPTQDAAVHGRLMRVLFNEEPGAVLQVKKAHTSEVISRFMRAGIGRELFVIGKVNTRDRLIVKHRGEELFNETRTDLFKAWSETSHHLQRLRDNPVCADSEHILRTDSKARGLFAELTFDVHANPAAPFIASGKRPRIAILREQGVNGHLEMAAAFDRAGFEAVDVHMSDIIGGRLSLADFRGLAACGGFSYGDVLGAGGGWAQSILFNPRAREDFERFFARSDTFALGVCNGCQMMSRIAEIIPGAEHWPRFHRNASEQFEARFSMVEVTESPSIFLTDMVGSRLPVVVSHGEGRAVFAPGARESARVALRYIDFDSRPTETYPLNPNGSPQGITGVTTGDGRFTIMMPHPERVFRTVQNSWHPEDWGENGAWFRMFASARKWVG